The DNA segment CGAGGACAGCGCACGGGCCAGGTCGGCCATCACCATCACGGCGCCCTTGAGAACACCGACGAGCAGCAGATCCTTGCCCGCGTACTCCGCGTCGATCTTCGCGGCCAGCTCTGCGAGCTTGGCGTCGATCTCTTCCTTGGTGATGAGCACCGACGCGAGGTCGGTGCCCATGTCTTTCTCGTTCACCCGGGCCACTTTCAGTTGCTTGTGCTTCGGCTTGCGGCGCAGCTCTGCGTCAGCCTTGCCGGATAACCAGTCTGCCACCCTGCCGCTGAGCCTCGACCCGGCCGGGGAGGTTGATGGCACCCTGCCCGCGCCAGCCGGTGATCAGCCGGTCGATCTCCTCGATGTGGCGGGCGAAGAGGGAACCGGCGGGCGAGCCCGCGGCGATGGCGGAGCGGCGCAGCACACGGCTGCGGACGGCGGGCGGCAGGGCGTAGAGCTTGGCGCACTCCAGCTGCCCGGCCTCGTCCCTGGACGCCTCCTCGGCGTTCGCGGCCCAGGCGTCCAGCGCGTCGGCGTCGTCGCGGGAGAGGCGGGCCGTGCGGGCCAGGGCCTCGACGACGCCTTTGCCGAGCGACTTCTCCAGGGCGGGCAGCCCTTCGTGGCGCAGCCGGGAGCGGGTGTACGAGGGGTCCGCGTTGTGCGGGTCGTCCCAGACCGGGAGGTGCTGGACGAGACAGGCCTTGCGGGCCGTCTGGCGGTCGAGCTGGAGGAAGGGCCTGCGGTACCGGCCGGCCGCCCCCGAGACGGCCGCCATACCGGACAGGGAGCGGATGCCGGAGCCGCGGGCGAGGCCGAGGAGGACGGTCTCCGCCTGGTCGTCCCGGGTGTGGCCGAGGAGGACGGCCGTGGCGCCGCGGCGCTCCGCCACGGCGTCGAGCGCGGCGTACCGGGCGTCCCTGGCCGCGGCCTCGGGTCCACCGTCCCTGCCGACCGTCACGGCCACGGAGTCCACGGGGCCGAGGCCGAGGCCGGTGAGCCGGGCGACGACTTCGGCGGCGCGGGAGTCCGAGCCGTCCTGCAGACCGTGGTCGATGGTGACGCCGCCTGCGCGGATGTCGAGTTTGCGGGCCTCGAAGGCCAGGGCCGAGGCGAGCGCCATGGAGTCGGCGCCACCGGAGCACGCGACCAGCACCAGTGGCCGGTGCTGCTCGGACGGGGTGCCTCCGGGGTGCGCACCCGGGGAGTGCGGAGCCGCCGGGTGTCCGGGCCGTTCGCCGGTGGCTCCGCCCTCCCCGGGTGCGGGGGCCGGGGTTCCGTCGATGGCCGTCTGTTCGTTGAGTACGTCGTGGAGTACGCGGCGGACCGCCAGGCGTATCGCTGCGACCGCAGGATGGGGACCCATATCCGGTGCCCTTCGGTGGAGTTGGGGGGGGTGCCTCGGGGGGACGGCTACGTCACACAGAGTGCATAGATGGTGACAGAACCGGGCCGATACCCGAGCATCGCACGCCAACTCCTCGCCCACGGTCCCTCGGATGGGTGATTACGACGGCGTACTTCTGCCGTGGGCCGGGTCAGAGCGCCGTGTCGCCCTTACCGTGCACCCGCGCGATCCAGTCCGCCGGTTTGGCGATCTCCGCCTTGGTGGGCAGCGTGTTCGGGGAGGTCCAGACGCGGTTGAAGCCGTCCATGCCGACCTCCTCGACCACGGCCCGCACGAAGCGCTCGCCGTCGCGGTACTGGCGGAGCTTGGCGTCCAGGCCGAGCAGCTTGCGAAGTGCCTGGTCGAGGCGGCCCGCACCCTGTGCCCTGCGCTTCTGGAACTTCTCGCGGATGTCGTTGACCGACGGCACCACCTGCGGCCCGACGCCGTCCATGACGAAGTCCGCGTGTCCTTCGAGGAGCGACATCACCGCGGTGAGCCGGCCCAGGATCTCGCGCTGGGCGGGGGTCTGCACCAGTTCCACCAGCGAACTGCCGCCGTCGCCGTCCTCACCGTCGCCGTCGGCCGGCCGGTTTCCCGCGAACGACTGGGCGGCCTCGCGCAGCCGCTCCAGGACGGTCATCGGGTCGACTTCGGTCTCCTCCAGGAACGACTGGATTTCGCCCTCCAGATGGTCGCGCAGCCAGGGCACAGCGGTGAACTGGGTGCGGTGGGTCTCCTCGTGCAGACAGACCCAGAGCCGGAAGTCGTGCGGGTCGACCTCCAGTTCCCGCTCCACGTGGACGATGTTCGGCGCGACGAGGAGCAGCCGGCCGCCGCTGCCGGACGCCGCGGGCAGGTCACGTCCCGCGGGGGCGAACGTCTCGTACTGCCCGAGCACCCGCGAGGAGAGGAACGACAGCAGCATGCCCAGCTCGACGCCGGTGACCTTGCCGCCCACCGCGCCGAGCACGGCCCCGCCCGGCGAACTGCCGCGCCGGTCCTGCATCTTCCCCAGCAGCGGCTTGAGGACTTCGCGGAACCCGGCGACGTTGGCCTTGACCCACCCCGCCCGGTCCACCACGAGGACCGGGGTGTCCTCCAGGTCCGTGCCCTCGGGAATCATCCGGGTGAAGGCACGGACATGTTCCTCGGCGGACTTGGCGTGC comes from the Streptomyces sp. NBC_01471 genome and includes:
- the tilS gene encoding tRNA lysidine(34) synthetase TilS, translated to MGPHPAVAAIRLAVRRVLHDVLNEQTAIDGTPAPAPGEGGATGERPGHPAAPHSPGAHPGGTPSEQHRPLVLVACSGGADSMALASALAFEARKLDIRAGGVTIDHGLQDGSDSRAAEVVARLTGLGLGPVDSVAVTVGRDGGPEAAARDARYAALDAVAERRGATAVLLGHTRDDQAETVLLGLARGSGIRSLSGMAAVSGAAGRYRRPFLQLDRQTARKACLVQHLPVWDDPHNADPSYTRSRLRHEGLPALEKSLGKGVVEALARTARLSRDDADALDAWAANAEEASRDEAGQLECAKLYALPPAVRSRVLRRSAIAAGSPAGSLFARHIEEIDRLITGWRGQGAINLPGRVEAQRQGGRLVIRQG
- a CDS encoding zinc-dependent metalloprotease; protein product: MTRIGGPEMVDWNLATATATRFAKQGPDVSRDEARAVVAELRRHAKSAEEHVRAFTRMIPEGTDLEDTPVLVVDRAGWVKANVAGFREVLKPLLGKMQDRRGSSPGGAVLGAVGGKVTGVELGMLLSFLSSRVLGQYETFAPAGRDLPAASGSGGRLLLVAPNIVHVERELEVDPHDFRLWVCLHEETHRTQFTAVPWLRDHLEGEIQSFLEETEVDPMTVLERLREAAQSFAGNRPADGDGEDGDGGSSLVELVQTPAQREILGRLTAVMSLLEGHADFVMDGVGPQVVPSVNDIREKFQKRRAQGAGRLDQALRKLLGLDAKLRQYRDGERFVRAVVEEVGMDGFNRVWTSPNTLPTKAEIAKPADWIARVHGKGDTAL